The proteins below are encoded in one region of Desulfobacterales bacterium:
- the aprB gene encoding adenylyl-sulfate reductase subunit beta, with amino-acid sequence MPSFVVTEKCDGCKGGDKTACQYICPNDLMVLEPNTMKAYNQEPDQCWECFSCVKICPTQAIEVRGYSDFVPLGSSIYPMMGTEDIMWTCKFRNGTIKRFKFPIRTTPEGSANAYADLKGKDLESELLSTEESEGYQIPKPQATV; translated from the coding sequence ATGCCGAGTTTCGTAGTCACAGAAAAGTGCGATGGTTGCAAGGGCGGCGATAAGACCGCGTGCCAGTACATCTGTCCGAACGACTTGATGGTGCTTGAACCCAACACCATGAAGGCTTACAACCAAGAACCGGATCAATGCTGGGAATGTTTTTCCTGCGTCAAGATCTGCCCGACTCAGGCCATTGAAGTAAGGGGCTATTCGGACTTTGTTCCCCTGGGGAGCAGCATCTATCCGATGATGGGTACCGAGGATATCATGTGGACCTGCAAATTCCGAAACGGCACCATTAAGCGCTTCAAGTTCCCCATCCGGACCACCCCCGAAGGTTCCGCCAATGCTTATGCGGACCTGAAAGGCAAGGATCTCGAGAGCGAACTGCTTTCAACCGAGGAATCAGAAGGGTATCAGATTCCGAAACCGCAGGCGACTGTTTAG
- a CDS encoding DUF4390 domain-containing protein, which produces MKKPDGVILKILLVAACLLLALSSPVMAKEVKIADFAVTNNRDDLLVFFSVKGAFTREMVEAIQNGIPTTFSYFVRLEEDKILWFKKKIAAKSFTHTIKYNNMKDEYVIKRSWDADKAITTKSFEQAKSLMAEIKSFRLTDLDPLEKEHRYIIRAKAELDKVTLPFKLHYILFFTALWDFETSWHSFKFKY; this is translated from the coding sequence ATGAAAAAACCGGATGGCGTAATACTTAAAATTCTGCTGGTCGCCGCATGTTTGCTGCTCGCCCTCTCATCCCCAGTGATGGCCAAAGAGGTAAAAATCGCTGATTTTGCGGTCACCAACAACCGGGATGACCTGCTTGTTTTTTTTTCGGTCAAGGGGGCCTTTACCCGGGAAATGGTCGAGGCGATCCAAAACGGCATCCCCACGACCTTCTCCTATTTCGTGCGCCTGGAGGAAGATAAGATCCTGTGGTTTAAGAAAAAAATCGCGGCCAAAAGCTTTACCCACACGATTAAATACAATAATATGAAGGATGAGTATGTGATCAAGCGCTCCTGGGATGCTGACAAGGCCATCACCACCAAATCCTTTGAGCAGGCCAAATCCCTCATGGCTGAAATCAAAAGCTTTCGCCTGACCGATCTTGATCCTTTGGAAAAAGAGCACCGCTACATAATCCGGGCCAAAGCCGAACTTGACAAAGTCACACTGCCGTTTAAGCTGCATTACATCCTTTTTTTCACCGCCCTGTGGGATTTTGAAACAAGCTGGCATTCGTTTAAGTTTAAATACTAA
- a CDS encoding YifB family Mg chelatase-like AAA ATPase produces the protein MLSKIVSGAVVGIDGYLMEVEVDIARGLPAFTTVGLPEISVRESRERVKAAITNCGYRFPDDRITVNLAPAHIKKGGTGFDLPIALGILAATGIIANNGISHMPIIGELALDGRVKPINGCLPMAIAARDGGYGGIMVPFANRREAAVVKDIPVYPVKNLAEAVDFFTGAREISPEPCELDHLFNDAGEITDDFAEVAGQAHVKRAMEVAAAGGHNLLMIGPPGSGKTMLAKRFAGIMPAITFEEAIETTKIFSVAGLMNGHPGLVTKRPFRGPHHTISDAGMIGGGANPKPGEVSLAHNGVLFLDELPEFKKPVLEVLRQPLEGYEVTISRAASAITYPACFILIGALNPCPCGYYTDSHHACTCSAAQIQKYRQKISGPLLDRIDIHIEVPRLSYQELAGERAEESSRAIRERVAAARGRQAQRFNAAGGDVNARMKDRHIKRFCQVSRDSAALLESAVERLGLSARAYNRVLKIARTIADLAGSESIGTDHLAEAIQYRSLDRGL, from the coding sequence TTGCTGTCAAAAATTGTAAGCGGGGCGGTCGTCGGGATTGACGGATACCTGATGGAGGTGGAGGTCGATATTGCCCGGGGGCTGCCCGCGTTTACCACTGTCGGGCTGCCTGAAATAAGCGTCCGGGAAAGCCGGGAGCGGGTCAAGGCGGCGATTACCAACTGCGGATATCGGTTTCCGGATGACCGCATCACGGTCAATCTCGCCCCGGCCCATATTAAAAAGGGCGGGACCGGTTTTGATCTGCCCATCGCATTGGGCATTTTGGCGGCTACCGGCATAATTGCAAACAATGGCATCAGCCATATGCCGATTATCGGCGAGCTTGCGCTGGATGGCCGGGTTAAGCCCATAAACGGCTGCCTGCCCATGGCCATTGCCGCAAGGGATGGGGGGTATGGGGGCATTATGGTCCCTTTTGCCAACCGCCGGGAGGCGGCTGTGGTAAAAGATATCCCGGTATATCCGGTGAAAAATTTGGCGGAAGCCGTGGATTTTTTTACCGGTGCCCGCGAGATCAGCCCGGAGCCCTGCGAGCTCGATCATTTATTTAATGATGCGGGCGAAATCACCGATGATTTCGCCGAAGTCGCCGGCCAGGCCCATGTCAAGCGGGCCATGGAGGTCGCCGCAGCCGGCGGGCACAATCTTCTTATGATCGGTCCGCCGGGATCCGGGAAAACCATGCTGGCCAAAAGATTTGCCGGCATCATGCCGGCGATCACCTTTGAGGAGGCGATTGAGACCACCAAAATTTTCAGCGTGGCGGGTCTGATGAATGGACATCCGGGCCTTGTGACTAAGCGGCCCTTCCGGGGGCCCCACCATACCATATCCGATGCCGGAATGATCGGGGGCGGGGCAAACCCCAAACCGGGAGAGGTGAGCCTCGCGCATAACGGGGTTCTGTTTCTGGATGAACTGCCGGAGTTTAAAAAGCCGGTCCTGGAGGTTCTCAGGCAGCCGCTGGAGGGGTATGAAGTCACGATTTCAAGGGCGGCCAGCGCCATTACCTATCCCGCCTGTTTTATCCTGATCGGTGCGCTAAATCCCTGCCCGTGCGGCTATTATACGGATTCCCATCATGCCTGCACCTGTTCCGCCGCTCAGATACAGAAATACCGGCAAAAAATTTCCGGTCCCCTGCTTGACCGGATTGATATTCATATCGAGGTGCCCCGCCTTTCTTATCAGGAGTTGGCCGGGGAGCGGGCCGAAGAGAGCAGCCGGGCGATCCGTGAACGGGTGGCTGCGGCCAGAGGCCGGCAGGCGCAGCGGTTTAATGCAGCCGGCGGAGATGTGAATGCCCGGATGAAGGACCGGCATATCAAGCGCTTCTGTCAGGTAAGCCGGGACTCGGCCGCGCTTCTGGAATCCGCGGTCGAGCGGCTCGGCCTGTCTGCCCGCGCGTATAACCGCGTTTTAAAGATCGCCCGAACCATTGCGGATCTGGCGGGTTCTGAATCCATCGGCACGGATCACCTGGCCGAGGCGATCCAATACCGGAGTTTGGATCGGGGGCTATGA
- a CDS encoding CoB--CoM heterodisulfide reductase iron-sulfur subunit A family protein, whose protein sequence is MTEGTGAPFSGSIMVVGGGISGLTTALEAAEVGYEVFIIEKNPYLGGRVAQLKQYFPKLCPPTCGLEINFQRIKNNPNIHVYTMAEVEKVDGGPGNYNVSIKKNPRYVNENCTCCNACAEACQMDIPNEFNFGMDKMKGAYLPHEMAFPARYVISPQIIGTEDANRAKEACPYDAVDLDMQPETFDLPVGAVVWSTGWEPYDAAKLDHLGYGRFSNVITNMMMERLAAPNGPTKGQILRPSDDKAPETIAFVQCAGSRDENHLPYCSYICCMASLKHATYIREQYPDAKIYIFYIDIRSPGYRYERFYKQIKEDENVIFIKGKVAEVEEGPDSQQVTMVAEDTLSGEKIRQTVDMAVLATGMQPTAAKAKLPADLKYTEDGFIINDFEKGGMFAAGCANKPADVVSSNQNATGMALKAIQTLVKR, encoded by the coding sequence ATGACTGAAGGAACAGGAGCCCCGTTTAGCGGAAGCATAATGGTCGTCGGGGGTGGTATCAGCGGGTTGACAACGGCCCTCGAAGCCGCCGAGGTGGGGTACGAAGTCTTCATTATTGAAAAAAATCCCTATTTGGGCGGACGAGTGGCTCAGCTGAAACAGTATTTTCCGAAACTCTGTCCTCCCACCTGCGGCCTGGAGATCAATTTTCAGCGGATCAAGAACAATCCGAACATCCATGTCTACACCATGGCCGAGGTCGAGAAGGTGGACGGCGGACCCGGCAACTACAATGTGAGCATTAAGAAAAATCCCCGGTATGTGAATGAAAACTGCACATGCTGCAACGCCTGTGCAGAGGCCTGCCAGATGGATATTCCCAATGAGTTCAATTTCGGGATGGATAAGATGAAAGGGGCCTATCTGCCGCACGAAATGGCCTTTCCGGCCCGTTACGTGATATCCCCGCAGATCATCGGCACCGAGGACGCCAACCGCGCCAAAGAGGCCTGCCCCTATGATGCCGTCGATCTGGACATGCAGCCGGAGACATTTGATCTGCCGGTGGGCGCCGTTGTCTGGTCCACCGGGTGGGAGCCCTATGATGCCGCCAAACTGGATCATCTGGGCTACGGGCGGTTCTCGAATGTGATTACCAATATGATGATGGAGCGGCTGGCCGCACCCAACGGTCCAACCAAGGGCCAGATCCTGCGGCCGTCGGATGACAAGGCGCCTGAGACGATCGCGTTTGTCCAGTGCGCGGGCTCCCGGGATGAAAATCACCTCCCCTATTGCTCCTATATCTGCTGCATGGCCTCGCTTAAGCATGCAACCTATATCCGGGAGCAGTATCCGGATGCCAAGATCTATATTTTCTACATAGACATCCGCTCACCGGGATACCGGTATGAACGGTTCTATAAACAGATCAAGGAAGATGAAAACGTCATCTTTATCAAAGGGAAGGTCGCCGAGGTCGAAGAGGGCCCGGATAGCCAGCAGGTGACGATGGTGGCCGAAGATACCCTGTCCGGTGAAAAAATCCGCCAGACGGTGGATATGGCGGTGCTGGCCACCGGCATGCAGCCCACCGCTGCCAAGGCGAAGCTGCCGGCTGACTTAAAGTATACGGAAGACGGATTTATCATCAATGATTTTGAGAAAGGCGGCATGTTCGCCGCTGGATGTGCCAATAAACCGGCCGATGTGGTTTCATCCAACCAGAACGCAACCGGTATGGCTCTCAAGGCGATTCAAACCCTGGTGAAGCGGTAG
- a CDS encoding ATP-binding protein, whose product MDRKRRKREVIIIIGVVALISVLSYITVRAFGSGSQIPPANMALMFILMNINMLLLITLFFLIFRNVIKLYHERRNRVAGSKLRTKLIAAFIGLTLLPTVVLFFFSIQFITTSIEFWFKIPIEQALENSLEVGQNLYKLVEENNTFFLDKAAYQVDSRDLLAPKNRSELGNYTQVVQRAFNLNAVEFYNSNFKRLTQSVSENLKNHTFEPVDADALQKGMADSKKTWSVSEHMAGGEIIRNISAIPYGAQGPDIDGFVVISIILPPDLEKNLGSISKGFEEYQQMKMLKRPIRISYYITLSIVSLLVVFCAIWFGMYLSRNITVPIMELAEGTRRVAEGDLSYRIDVIADDEIKTLVDSFNKMTRDLRFNRKELEFSAKKLYEQNIEIEERRRYMEIVLNNVSTGVISLDSHGLITTINDSAERMLNISAEDVINKSYKHLLKEEDNALIQEIRDRFWEKREESLIKSVNMTIQGKSRSFKVTFNALKDDNGRQIGLVMVFDDMTEIEKAQRMAAWREVARRIAHEVKNPLTPISLSAQRLKRKYKSAIDDPVFDECIQTIAEHTELIRNLVNEFSTFAKFPTANPTPCELPPIVKESVALYEDGYPNIEFHTQIQDNIPMLRLDRQQIKQSLINLIDNAISSIKTKGQITVEVSCNARRDKVYLAVADTGEGISDKDKPFLFEPDFTTKKTGMGLGLAIVSTIVSDHNGRIWAADNPPRGARFVVELPVNGT is encoded by the coding sequence ATGGATCGCAAACGCCGCAAGCGCGAGGTCATTATTATCATCGGGGTCGTTGCGCTGATCTCGGTTTTAAGCTATATCACGGTCCGCGCCTTTGGCTCCGGCTCCCAGATCCCGCCGGCCAATATGGCGTTGATGTTCATTTTGATGAATATCAACATGCTGCTTTTGATCACGCTTTTTTTCCTTATTTTCCGAAATGTGATCAAGCTCTATCATGAACGCAGAAACCGGGTGGCCGGCAGCAAGCTCAGGACCAAGCTGATAGCCGCATTTATCGGGCTTACCCTTTTGCCCACCGTTGTGCTGTTCTTTTTCTCCATCCAGTTCATCACCACCAGCATCGAGTTCTGGTTTAAAATCCCCATTGAACAGGCCCTGGAAAACTCTCTGGAGGTGGGGCAGAATCTGTACAAACTGGTGGAGGAAAACAATACCTTTTTCCTGGATAAAGCCGCCTATCAGGTCGACTCCCGGGACCTGCTGGCGCCCAAAAACCGCTCCGAACTGGGCAACTATACCCAGGTGGTCCAGCGCGCCTTTAATTTAAACGCCGTGGAATTTTATAACTCGAATTTTAAGCGGCTCACCCAGTCGGTTTCCGAAAATCTCAAAAACCACACCTTCGAACCGGTGGATGCGGATGCCCTGCAAAAAGGCATGGCCGATTCCAAAAAGACATGGTCTGTCTCCGAGCATATGGCGGGCGGCGAAATCATCCGAAATATCTCCGCCATCCCCTATGGGGCGCAGGGCCCGGATATTGACGGCTTTGTCGTGATCAGTATTATTTTGCCGCCGGATTTGGAAAAAAATCTGGGCTCCATCTCCAAGGGGTTTGAAGAATACCAGCAGATGAAAATGTTAAAGCGCCCCATTCGGATATCCTATTATATTACCCTTTCGATTGTCTCCCTGCTGGTGGTTTTCTGCGCCATCTGGTTCGGGATGTATCTATCCCGAAACATTACCGTGCCGATCATGGAGCTGGCCGAGGGCACGCGCCGGGTCGCGGAGGGTGACCTCTCCTACCGGATCGATGTCATTGCCGACGATGAAATCAAAACCCTGGTGGACTCCTTTAATAAAATGACCCGGGATCTGCGCTTTAACCGAAAAGAACTCGAATTCTCGGCCAAAAAGCTCTATGAGCAGAACATCGAAATCGAGGAGCGCCGGCGGTACATGGAAATCGTGTTAAACAATGTGTCCACCGGCGTGATCTCCCTTGACTCCCATGGTCTCATCACCACCATCAACGATTCGGCCGAGCGGATGTTAAATATCAGTGCCGAGGATGTGATAAACAAGAGCTATAAACATCTGCTTAAGGAGGAAGACAATGCCCTGATCCAGGAGATCCGGGACCGGTTCTGGGAAAAACGGGAGGAGAGCCTCATTAAGTCGGTCAATATGACCATTCAGGGCAAATCGCGAAGCTTCAAGGTGACCTTCAACGCCTTAAAAGATGACAACGGCCGCCAGATCGGGCTGGTGATGGTCTTTGACGACATGACCGAAATCGAGAAAGCCCAGCGGATGGCCGCCTGGCGGGAAGTCGCCCGGCGGATCGCCCATGAGGTTAAAAATCCGCTCACCCCGATATCGCTTTCCGCGCAGCGGCTGAAGCGCAAATACAAATCCGCGATCGATGATCCGGTCTTTGACGAATGCATCCAGACCATTGCCGAGCATACGGAGTTGATCCGCAACCTGGTCAACGAATTCTCTACATTCGCCAAATTCCCGACCGCCAACCCGACCCCGTGTGAACTGCCCCCGATCGTTAAGGAATCGGTGGCTTTGTACGAGGATGGGTACCCCAATATTGAGTTTCATACACAAATCCAGGATAATATCCCGATGCTGCGGCTTGACCGGCAGCAGATTAAACAAAGCCTGATCAACCTTATCGACAATGCGATCTCCTCTATTAAAACCAAGGGACAGATCACCGTGGAGGTTTCCTGCAATGCCCGGCGGGACAAAGTTTACCTGGCTGTCGCGGACACGGGCGAAGGCATTTCCGACAAAGACAAACCGTTTCTGTTTGAACCGGATTTTACCACCAAAAAAACGGGCATGGGCCTGGGGCTGGCCATTGTCA
- the aprA gene encoding adenylyl-sulfate reductase subunit alpha: MALPNKPRGELKAVRDPEVEEREVDVLIVGGGMAACGSAFEVKKWLGDDQSVLLVDKAAMERSGAVAQGLSAINTYLGDNTPDDYVRMVRNDLMGIVREDLIFDLGTHVDDSVHLFEEWGLPVWKKTDEGKNMDGKKGLKLGTLKSGASPVRTGKWQIMINGESYKRIVAEAAKLALGEDNILERVFIVELLLDKNKENQIAGAVGFSVRENKVFIIKAKTMMVACGGAVNIYQPRSVGEGKGRAWYPVWNAGSTYTMCMKVGAELSMMENRFTPARFKDGYGPVGAWFLLFKAKALNGLGEVYVTGDAAKKELENYAPYGTAAITPTCLRNHLMLFEMKEGRGPIQMDTVTALAEIGKSLDKKELKHLESEAWEDFLDMTCGQANLWCATNTEPEKKNSEIMPTEPYLLGSHSGCCGLWTSGPDYDWVPDSYKIKADNGKVYNRMTTVDGLFTAGDGVGCSGHKFSSGSHAEGRMAAKQMVRYAKDHADFKPELPMSKEEIVDMVYKPVRTFLDNYEYTTDIDVNPAYIKPSGMALRLMKATNEYGAGHQTYYETTSKMLEVVMDLLQVMREDCEKLAAGDLHELMRAWEIYHRIWTVESHLRHIQFRKETRYPGFYYQADYPKQDDENWFCFTNSKYDPKSGEWDTFKRDYVQIIPS; encoded by the coding sequence ATGGCATTACCGAATAAACCGCGGGGAGAGCTGAAAGCGGTAAGGGATCCCGAAGTTGAAGAAAGAGAAGTTGATGTTCTGATCGTAGGCGGCGGTATGGCGGCCTGCGGATCAGCATTTGAGGTTAAAAAATGGCTGGGCGATGACCAGAGCGTGCTGCTGGTTGACAAAGCCGCCATGGAAAGAAGCGGTGCGGTGGCCCAGGGCCTTTCCGCCATCAATACCTACCTTGGCGACAATACTCCGGACGACTATGTCCGCATGGTCCGAAACGACCTCATGGGCATTGTCCGCGAAGACCTGATTTTCGACCTGGGTACCCATGTCGATGACTCGGTTCACCTGTTCGAGGAATGGGGCCTGCCGGTATGGAAAAAGACCGACGAAGGCAAAAACATGGACGGTAAGAAGGGCCTCAAGCTGGGAACCCTGAAGTCTGGCGCTTCCCCGGTCCGCACGGGTAAATGGCAGATCATGATCAATGGTGAATCCTATAAGAGAATCGTTGCTGAAGCCGCCAAGCTGGCATTGGGCGAAGACAACATTCTGGAGCGGGTTTTCATCGTTGAGCTGCTGCTGGACAAAAACAAAGAAAACCAGATCGCTGGTGCGGTCGGATTCTCCGTGCGCGAGAACAAGGTCTTCATCATCAAGGCCAAGACCATGATGGTGGCTTGCGGCGGCGCTGTTAATATTTATCAGCCGCGCTCCGTTGGTGAAGGTAAGGGGCGTGCCTGGTATCCGGTATGGAACGCTGGCTCCACCTACACCATGTGCATGAAGGTCGGTGCGGAACTTTCCATGATGGAAAACCGATTCACCCCGGCCCGTTTCAAAGACGGCTACGGCCCGGTCGGCGCCTGGTTCCTGCTGTTCAAAGCCAAGGCATTGAACGGTCTGGGCGAAGTCTACGTGACCGGCGACGCGGCCAAGAAAGAGCTGGAAAATTATGCGCCGTACGGCACCGCAGCCATTACCCCCACCTGTCTGCGGAACCATCTCATGCTCTTTGAGATGAAAGAAGGCCGCGGTCCGATCCAGATGGATACGGTCACCGCGCTGGCCGAAATCGGGAAGAGTCTGGACAAAAAAGAGCTCAAGCACCTCGAATCCGAAGCTTGGGAAGACTTCCTGGATATGACCTGCGGCCAGGCCAACCTGTGGTGCGCCACCAACACCGAGCCGGAAAAGAAAAACTCCGAGATTATGCCGACCGAACCGTACCTGCTCGGCTCTCACTCCGGCTGCTGCGGTCTGTGGACTTCCGGTCCGGACTATGACTGGGTTCCGGATTCCTACAAGATCAAGGCGGACAACGGCAAGGTCTACAACCGGATGACCACGGTCGACGGTCTGTTCACCGCCGGTGACGGCGTCGGCTGCTCCGGGCATAAGTTCTCCTCCGGCTCCCATGCGGAAGGCCGGATGGCGGCAAAGCAGATGGTCCGCTACGCCAAGGACCATGCGGACTTCAAGCCGGAACTGCCCATGAGCAAGGAAGAAATCGTGGACATGGTGTACAAACCGGTACGGACCTTCCTGGATAACTACGAATACACCACGGATATCGACGTCAACCCGGCCTACATCAAGCCCTCCGGAATGGCGCTGCGTCTCATGAAAGCCACCAACGAATACGGTGCCGGTCATCAGACCTACTATGAGACGACCTCCAAGATGCTTGAAGTTGTCATGGATCTGCTCCAGGTCATGCGCGAAGACTGTGAAAAACTGGCTGCCGGCGATCTTCATGAGCTGATGCGCGCCTGGGAAATCTACCATCGTATCTGGACGGTGGAATCCCACCTGCGCCACATTCAGTTCCGGAAAGAAACCCGGTATCCGGGCTTTTACTACCAGGCGGATTATCCGAAACAGGATGACGAGAACTGGTTCTGCTTCACCAACTCCAAGTACGATCCCAAGAGCGGTGAATGGGACACCTTTAAACGCGATTATGTCCAGATCATTCCGAGCTAA
- the alr gene encoding alanine racemase produces MAEEIVGKTEAGDGAGDVWAEIDLSAIRHNVKQLRSILTPGTRLMIVVKANAYGHGIVPVARQALAAGADYLGVARYPEALCLRQAGIRAPILIFGYTPPEFTCELLAHNLIQTVYSYQTAGQMAGQAGHSDNPLPVHVKVDTGMGRLGVMAAAPGSENGSGEEGVNQAALDEIAAIKNLPGLRVEGLYTHFATADHQDKRFARRQFARFQRLKSALADAGITFDLCHAANSAAIIDMPETHMDMVRAGISVYGLYPSDQVSRTRMALKPAMTLKSRIIHLKTVGAGFPVSYGATAETKAPTTIATVSIGYADGYNRLLSSKGRMLVRGQSAPVIGRVCMDQSMLDVGHIANVEMGDEVVAFGPDDTGGLPVAEVADQLGTITYEVVTGVSDRVERRYPERRR; encoded by the coding sequence ATGGCTGAAGAGATCGTAGGCAAGACGGAGGCGGGTGACGGTGCCGGTGATGTGTGGGCGGAAATCGATTTGTCGGCGATCCGTCATAACGTCAAACAACTGCGGTCGATTTTAACGCCGGGCACCCGGCTGATGATCGTGGTCAAGGCCAACGCTTACGGCCACGGCATTGTGCCGGTGGCCAGACAGGCTTTGGCGGCCGGGGCGGATTATCTGGGGGTTGCCCGGTATCCCGAAGCGCTGTGTCTCCGCCAGGCAGGCATCAGGGCGCCGATTTTGATTTTCGGCTACACCCCGCCTGAGTTTACCTGCGAGCTGCTGGCGCACAATCTTATCCAGACCGTCTATTCCTATCAGACGGCCGGGCAGATGGCCGGGCAGGCCGGGCATTCGGACAATCCTCTGCCTGTCCATGTAAAAGTGGATACCGGCATGGGGCGGCTGGGGGTGATGGCGGCGGCGCCTGGCTCCGAAAACGGCAGCGGGGAAGAGGGTGTGAATCAGGCGGCGCTGGATGAGATTGCGGCGATCAAAAACCTTCCCGGCCTGCGGGTCGAAGGTCTATACACGCATTTTGCCACCGCCGACCATCAGGACAAGCGTTTTGCCCGCCGCCAGTTTGCGCGTTTCCAGCGGTTAAAATCCGCCCTTGCGGATGCCGGAATTACATTTGATCTGTGCCATGCGGCAAACAGCGCGGCGATTATCGATATGCCGGAGACCCACATGGATATGGTCCGGGCCGGCATATCGGTTTACGGGCTCTATCCGTCCGACCAGGTAAGCCGCACCCGGATGGCGCTCAAGCCGGCCATGACCCTTAAATCCCGGATCATTCACCTGAAAACCGTTGGCGCCGGATTTCCCGTGAGCTACGGCGCCACGGCCGAGACAAAGGCGCCCACGACGATTGCCACCGTCTCCATCGGGTATGCGGACGGCTATAACCGGCTGCTTTCCTCCAAAGGCCGGATGCTGGTCCGGGGCCAATCCGCCCCTGTGATCGGCCGGGTCTGCATGGATCAGAGCATGCTGGATGTGGGACACATTGCCAATGTGGAAATGGGCGATGAGGTGGTGGCTTTCGGTCCGGATGATACAGGCGGGCTGCCCGTGGCAGAGGTGGCGGATCAGCTCGGGACCATCACCTATGAAGTGGTAACCGGGGTTTCCGATCGGGTGGAGCGGCGGTACCCGGAGCGGCGCCGATAA
- the lpxC gene encoding UDP-3-O-acyl-N-acetylglucosamine deacetylase, with the protein MDSNHPKNSKNENTVAICESCPLHQRTLAKPVHFSGVGVHSGQSVNLTIKPAPTNFGINFRRIDLPTAPLVKATFSRVVDTSLATVIGEGGCIVSTIEHLMACFAGLMIDNAICELDNYEPPIMDGSTGEFTRAIREAGIVKQDAPRMYFVVKSPIKLVGEDKSVHLYPSRERRLTSTIKFDHPAIGEQTFSVLLSEENFVREISDARTFGFLKEVEYMQFFGLAKGGSLDNSVVIDENGVMNEGGLRHPDEFVRHKILDAIGDFSLLGMPILGHLVLYKSGHNFNHEFLKTFFDQKSAWETASLNAQDMFERPGADQTSVII; encoded by the coding sequence ATGGACAGCAATCACCCGAAAAATTCTAAAAATGAGAATACCGTCGCGATTTGCGAATCCTGCCCCCTTCATCAGCGGACCCTGGCAAAGCCGGTCCATTTTTCCGGGGTCGGGGTGCATTCGGGCCAGTCGGTAAATCTCACCATCAAACCCGCGCCCACAAATTTCGGCATTAATTTCAGGCGGATCGATCTGCCCACGGCCCCGCTCGTTAAGGCCACTTTCAGCCGGGTGGTGGATACGAGCCTGGCCACGGTCATCGGCGAAGGCGGCTGCATTGTCTCAACGATCGAGCACTTGATGGCCTGTTTTGCGGGCCTGATGATTGACAATGCCATATGTGAACTTGACAATTACGAGCCCCCGATCATGGACGGCAGCACCGGCGAATTTACCCGGGCCATCCGCGAGGCAGGCATTGTCAAACAGGATGCGCCGCGGATGTACTTTGTGGTCAAATCGCCCATAAAATTGGTCGGCGAAGACAAATCCGTGCACCTGTATCCGTCCCGGGAACGCCGGCTGACCAGCACCATTAAATTCGACCACCCGGCCATCGGCGAGCAGACTTTTTCGGTACTCCTCTCGGAGGAAAATTTCGTCCGGGAAATCAGTGATGCCCGGACATTCGGCTTTCTTAAGGAAGTCGAATACATGCAGTTTTTCGGGCTGGCCAAAGGCGGATCGCTTGACAACTCAGTGGTCATTGATGAAAACGGGGTCATGAATGAAGGCGGTTTACGGCACCCGGATGAATTCGTGCGGCATAAAATACTTGACGCGATCGGGGATTTTTCTTTACTTGGTATGCCGATTCTGGGCCATCTTGTTTTATACAAATCCGGCCACAATTTTAACCATGAATTCCTGAAAACCTTTTTTGATCAAAAATCAGCATGGGAGACGGCATCGCTGAATGCCCAGGATATGTTTGAACGACCCGGGGCGGATCAGACCTCGGTGATCATCTGA